A stretch of DNA from Kryptolebias marmoratus isolate JLee-2015 unplaced genomic scaffold, ASM164957v2 Scaffold39, whole genome shotgun sequence:
TGGTATAACAGCCTGGTCAAAGGAGGAAACAGAGGCCACTGATATCAAGACTAAAACCTCCTCCTCCATGTGGGACAAGGCTCCTTCTGAAGCCTTGAGGATTACTGTTGCTGTGGTGGATACCAGCTTATTGGTCTCTGTGATGGTGTCAGTTGAGAATtagctgcattcacatcttctagCAGATTTCCAGGAGGTACTTTGTCACTTAGCCTTGGTAAGGGGTGCAGGTCAAAGGTGTCTAACTTGGATCATGATCTTCAGCCTCAGGTCAGCTGCCCTTGTATACACTTCCTCGGGGCTTTCTTTGAAGTTTGGTGCCCATATTTCAGATGGTGGGGATGATGGTTTATCCCCCCCTGACCTGTTGTCCTGGCTCCAGTGTGACCTAGCATCTTTGCTGTACCTCATCAGTCTCTAAGTGTGACAGCAGATTTCTCTCTCAAGTTGTGGAACATTGGGTCCAAAGCTGTTTCTGAGTCAGTCTGGATGTTGAGGATTGAAGTCTCCACATTCCCACATGTAGGTTCATAAAGTAGCATCCCAACAGCGTTCTCTGCCCTCATCCATGAATATCTTGTTCCAGTAACccatttcatatctcatcagatTGTTctggttccccaacatctgaCCAGGACCGTGTTAAACCAGGTGGCGCCTGAGCTGGCATGGCATCATGAAATGAActtaaatgaaaaagtaaagtATCTTCATACATTTTAACCCAATCTTCTGTCACTTGTCTCTAACTATAGTTATATATGAAATACAGGAGGAAACATACCATAAAAACACCTACAGAGGAGGAGCAACACTGGAAAGACTAGTTTTATCGTCTCAACCCTGAAAGTTTGTCAGTGTGACGGCAGAGCTGCAGTCGAAACAAATCtgtcagaagaaaaataaaccgaGTTCATCTTTCGACTGTCAACAACCGACTCCAACAGAGGTAATTCTTTGCTGATTTGAACAACTTTTTTAggcaataaagtttttaaacatttttattcgtACTTCACAGTTAAACCAACAACACTGATGAGGATTTAGtcagctttaaaaccaaaagtattCTTAACCGTTGAAGTCCTACCTTTCCTAGGAACTGAAGGTTTTGGAAAGACCGGTTTTGTTAAACATGATGACGTTTTACAACAGGTCCTGTCAGCGTGccaagttgtttcttttttcttcaactgAATGTTTCTGCTCGGATGTCACATAACTACAGCATAGTCAGTCTTTGAAATCAAAAAACTGTGGTAATCCTTCAACCCTATTTGGACTAATTTCAGatagtttctttaaataatcaCACCTTTTTACTTGTCCTCAGAGTTCAGACATGTCTGCCGGCAGCAGCCTGCAATCTGAGGATCAGTTCCTGTGCTCCATCTGTCTGGATGTCTTCACTGATCCGGTCAGCACACCATGTGGACACAACTTCTGTAAACCCTGCATCACCCAACACTGGGACTCTCACAGCAGCTGCCAGTGTCCCATCTGCAAGAAGGTGTTCCAGACAAGACCTCAAGTGGAAGTCAACACCTTCATCAGAGAGCTGGTTGCTCAGTTCAGACATGAAGCTGAgcagaaaaccagcagcagctcagagcaACAAGCTGCAGAACCAGGAGAAGTTCCCTGTGACGTCTGCTCTGGAACCAAGCTGAAGGCCCTGAAGTCCTGCCTGGTGTGTCTGCTGTCCTACTGTCAGACTCACCTGGAGCCTCATCTGACAGCTGCACGTCTGAAAAGACATCAGCTGGTGGATCCTGTGGAGAACCTGGAGGACAGGATGTGTTCAAAGCACGATAAACCTCTGGAGCTGTTCTGTAAGACCGACCAGACATGTGTCTGCATGCTCTGTCCTGTTTTGGACCACAAGACCCATGAGTTTGTTCCTCTGAGAGAAGAATATGAAGGAAAGAAGGCAGAGCTGAGGAAGACAGAGGCTGAAGTTCAGCAGATGATCCAGAACAGACGACTGAAGATCCAGGAGCTCAAAGAGTCGGTGAAGATCAGTAACGaagctgcagacagagagaaagcagAAGGTGTTCAGGTCTTCACTGATCTGATGGAGGCTGCTGAGAGGAACAAGAAGAGCTTCATAAAGGAGgttgaagacaaacagaaaactacagaGAAACAGGCTGAAGACTTCATCAAAGATCTGGAACAGGAGATCTCtgagctgatgaagaggagctcTGAGGTGAAGCAGCTCTCCTGCTCTGAAgaccacctccacctcctccaaaGCTTCAGCTCCCTGAAAGCTGCTCCACCCACCAAGGACTGGACCGAGGTCAGAGTTCATCCTCCATCATATGAGGGGACTGTGGTGAGAGCTTTGGCTCAGCTGGACCTCAGGAGAACCATGAAGAAGCTGTTTGAGGCTGAGCTGAAGAGGGTCCAACAGTCTGAGGTGGATCTGATTCTGGATCCTGAAACTGCAAATCCTGAACTCATCCTGTCTGATGATGGAAAACAAGTGAGTCATGGTGATGTGAGGAAGGAGCTTCCAGACAACCCAGAGAGATTTTCCCAGTGTTCCTGTATTTTAGGAAATCAGAGTTTCTCTTCAGGCAGATTTTACTTTGAGGTTCAGGTTAAAGGAAAAACTGACTGGGATTTAGGAGTGGCCAGAGAGTCCATCAACAGGAAGGGAGAGATCACACTGATTCCTGAGGATGGTTTCTGGACTGTTTGGTTGAGAAACAGAAATGAGTACAAAGTTGCAGCTGGTCCTCCAGTCCGTCTCAGTCTCCAGTCTGGTCCTGAGAAGGTGGGGGTGTTTGTGGATTATGAGGAGGGTCTGGTCTCCTTTTATGATGTTGATGCTGCAGCTCTGATCTACTCCTTTACTGGCTGCTGCTTCACTGACAAACTTTACCCGTTCTTCAGTCCTGATCCTAATGATGGAGGTAAAAACTCAGCTCCTCTGATCATCTGTCCTGTCAATCAATCAGCCTGATGTTTCCTCTGATGGAGCTTCAGGAACAAAGAATCTGTTCAGAAGTTCAACTCTGAGGCAACGAGTCAACAGTTCAGTTCACAGCTGGATTTCTGGGTTTCCTCCACATTTATACAAACTGTCATTACTTATAATtctttatgctgtttttattcttcctctCAAACGTTCAGCTTCCAGTTgagaataataaatgtttttaactctacaATCGTCCTGCTTCAGGTGTTGAGTCAGTCTGCACGTTTGTCTGATCACAGCTGTAAATATGGAGTCTGATGatatgaagaaagaaaataaagtttacagaAGTTCTTCTCTTGagtcagtttgttgtttgttgttgatttattttcttcttgcagTAATCTGTCTGAAAAATGCAGATTTAGTATCTTCTGCTGTTATAATTGTTGTTTGTGGACCAGGTTGGAAAGATGTGGTTCTGAATTGacttatttataataataataataatgttattataAATAAGCATTAATTTAACAGGTAAGTCAGTTCAGAACcatatatttattatgtttattttggttATTAGTACAAGTGTTTATCTGAATCAAAGAATCAAAAACTCCTCAGGGTTGTTTATGTGACCCTGCAGGTCGAGTCGGCTGCAGACTCATGATTGGCTGAAACATGTAAGACACCTGATTGGTTGCTGATcatttcctgttaaaaaaaaagacatttgtggATGGAGACGTCAGGGAAATGCAGCCCAGAGGCCAGAAGCAGCTTGGAGACTCTCGTTCTGGGCATTTGTGAACAATGAGACAGTTTTATCTCCATCCAGGACCAAGAGAGGCGAGAACTCCTGAAAGAGCCCAGAgatgtcagggagtgagagtgGAACACCTCCACCTGTGCTTTGGTTCCTCTACATCACAGTGATGTTCAAGTAGAACCTGATCCAATCAAAGGCCTGGAAATTAGAACCTGAGCCAATCAAAGGCCTGGAAATGAACCTGAGCCAATCAAAGGCCTGGAAATGAACCTCTAAGGAAGAGGACCTGTCAGCAGATCCAGTCACCTGAAACAGTGAGTGATGCGGAGACGACAGCAGGTtaacacacttttattctcaACATGGGACAGCAGACAggcgtgacctttgacctccgcGGTCTGTTCAGTAGATCAGCATCAAGGACGAGAACCAGgaggaataaattaaaaccaacaacaactcGTCCGGtaaaaaaccaacagaaaacaacaaaacttcacTCAGAAACAtcaaaggaggagaagaaagaaaatctgagcttcaaaaaaaaaccttaaaaaagttGGTTAGAAAATGATTTAGATTCTGCTATGGTTCCTTTCTTTCTGACTGTNNNNNNNNNNNNNNNNNNNNNNNNNNNNNNNNNNNNNNNNNNNNNNNNNNNNNNNNNNNNNNNNNNNNNNNNNNNNNNNNNNNNNNNNNNNNNNNNNNNNTGACTCTCACTCTCTCTGTGTCTCAGACTCCAAGCTGGGGGCGGCGGAGGTGTGGACGTCCCGTCAGGCCCTGCAGGACCTGTACCAGAAGATGCTGGTGACGGATCTGGAGTACGCTCTGGACAAGAAGGTGGAGCAGGACCTGTAAGCTGCTCCGCCCACAGACACACATCACTGACGTGTTTGTATTTATAGCACACACACGGCGGGGCTGGGTTTACTCCTCTGTAACAGAACTCAGGAGGTTCTCGTGGCCCGCGGAGCCCCGCCCCGCTCCGCTCCGTTCGGTCCTGACGTTGGTCTTGACGTTCCCCCGCAGGTGGAACCATGCCTTCAAGAACCAGATCACCACGCTGCAGAGCCAGGCCAAGAACCGGGCCAACCCGAACCGCAGCGAGGTCCAGGCCAACCTGTCGCTGTTTCTGGAGGCTGCGAGCGGCTTCTACACGCAGGTAGGACCCGTGAGGAGCGGCCCAGGTTTGGTTACCGTGGGAACCGGTCCTGTGATCATCAGATGTTTTACAGGAAACGTCCTTCGTTTGATCTGTTCCTCGTTCTGTCGGGGTTTAGAGCAGCCGTCCCCAACCTtcttagctccacggaccggtaccAGTCTGCGGCccgggggttggggacctcagatgaaatgtttcagaaagCTCTCAGGTTTCACCCCCCTGGTACTGTGCAGAAGTTTCCACCCcccgtctctctgtctctgccttCAGTGGTGCAGGTTCTGGATCAGCAGAACGTCTGAGGCCCTTTTTCTCTCAGGTTCAGTTCTTTGTAGCTGCACGTTTTCAGaggaatgtgttttttgttctgatgAGAAAAAGGAGCGTGTGTGAAATGATTCAAAGGTCAGAGTCGGACCGGGGTTAAAGGTTACAGGGAAGTCTGAGACTTTGGGACAGTTCTGGACCTGAGTGGActctttctgttgttgttccagctgctgcaggagctcTGCACCGTCTTTAACGTGGACCTGCCCTGTCGCGTCAAGTCGTCTCAGCTCGGCATCATCAGCAAtaagcagagcagcagcagcgccaTCGTCACGCCGCAGCCCAGCTCCTGCTCCTACATCTGTCAGCACTGCCTCGTGCACCTGGGAGACATCGGTGAGGGACCCGGCCTGCACACCAGGAGCTGCAGTTCTGTCTCTCAGTGCTTATTGagttaatgtttctgtttcagctcgTTATCGTAACCAGACCAGCCAGGCGGAGTCGTACTACCGACACGCAGCTCAGCTGGTTCCATCCAACGGTCAGTCTCACAGGATTCATTGGTTAAACTGATTTGGGTCATTAAACTTTAACTCCAGATCTGAGGGGCCACCAGCAGCCATGTTTGTAGTTTTCTCCCTCCTGCAGATGTGTCCTAATGTCCCCGTGTCTCCTCTGCAGGTCAGCCCTACAACCAGCTGGCCATCCTGGCCTCCTCCAAAGGAGACCACCTCACCACCATCTTCTACTACTGCCGCAGCATCGCAGTCA
This window harbors:
- the LOC108229485 gene encoding E3 ubiquitin-protein ligase TRIM21-like codes for the protein MSAGSSLQSEDQFLCSICLDVFTDPVSTPCGHNFCKPCITQHWDSHSSCQCPICKKVFQTRPQVEVNTFIRELVAQFRHEAEQKTSSSSEQQAAEPGEVPCDVCSGTKLKALKSCLVCLLSYCQTHLEPHLTAARLKRHQLVDPVENLEDRMCSKHDKPLELFCKTDQTCVCMLCPVLDHKTHEFVPLREEYEGKKAELRKTEAEVQQMIQNRRLKIQELKESVKISNEAADREKAEGVQVFTDLMEAAERNKKSFIKEVEDKQKTTEKQAEDFIKDLEQEISELMKRSSEVKQLSCSEDHLHLLQSFSSLKAAPPTKDWTEVRVHPPSYEGTVVRALAQLDLRRTMKKLFEAELKRVQQSEVDLILDPETANPELILSDDGKQVSHGDVRKELPDNPERFSQCSCILGNQSFSSGRFYFEVQVKGKTDWDLGVARESINRKGEITLIPEDGFWTVWLRNRNEYKVAAGPPVRLSLQSGPEKVGVFVDYEEGLVSFYDVDAAALIYSFTGCCFTDKLYPFFSPDPNDGGKNSAPLIICPVNQSA